In Deltaproteobacteria bacterium, the genomic window TCTCCAGCGCCAGCTCACGGGTGCCGCGGGACGCCGCGGCGATTTCCGCCACTTCCCGCAGCCGCGCCCGGTCCGTGTCGCGGGCGGCGTGCCAGGCGTTGCGGAAGAGCACCGCGTCCACTTGGCAACTGCCGTGGAGCAGGATCCCGCGGATCCATTCCTTGAGCCCGGCCCCGTCCAGGACCCGTTCCGCTTCCACCGCGTACTCCAGGCCGTGGCTGTAGGCAAAGGAACCCACCGGGAAGGCCGGTGACAGCCAACTCATGAGCCGGTACAGGTCGCTACTTCGGATGGATTCCCGCATGGTTCGTATGCTCCCGCGAAACATATGCGCCGGCCTCCGGATCGAAGGGCGCCTCGATGATGCGCACCTGTCCGCCCAGGACCACGACCAGTTCGGTGATTACGTGGTCGTTGCGGATGCAAAGCCGGCCGTTCTCGATCTGCGTGGGCACGTGCCGGTTCCCCAGGTGCCAGGCGATGCGCGTAAGTCTCCCCGGGCTATCGCAGGTAATCTCGGCGAGGACCTCGTCGGCCGCGCGGACCAGGACCCAGCCGCCGCTCTCCAACTGGAGGCCGTCGCCGTCGTGCATCACGGCCGCCTCTCGCAGGTCCAGCATCACCCAACCGCCGCCGTCGGTCTTGAGCCGTGTCCGGCGCCGGTGCCGCCCGTCGTACGGAAGGGTCACCGTGGCGCGTGCCGAGTGTCTCGGCCACTGTCCCGCCGGGCGCGTTATGATGGCTCGTTCCATGATCACGGGTGTCCGCCGGCGCGTCAGAAGAGAAAATACCGCTGCGCCATGGGCACGGTCCGCGCCGGTTCGCACGTCAGCAGCTCGCCGTCGGCGCGCACCTCGTAGGTTTCGGGGTCCACCTCCATGCGTGGGGTGGCGCCGTTGTGGATCAGGTTCTCCTTGCCGAGGTCTCGTGTCCGCTTCACCGGAAGGAGCGGCCTCCGGAGTTGCAGCGCGCCGGCGAGATCGGCGTCGAGCGCCGCGGCGCTCACGAAGGTGACGGTGTTCTCGCGCCGCGAGCCGCCGAAGGCGCCGAACATCGGCCGGTAGTGCACCGGCTGCGGGGTCGGGATGGAGGCGTTGGGGTCGCCCATGGGCGCGGCGACGATGGCGCCGCCCTTGAGGATGACGTCCGGCTTGACGCCGAAGAAGGCCGGCGACCACAGCACCAGGTCGGCGAGCTTTCCCGGTTCCACTGATCCGACGTATTCCGATATGCCGTGGGTGATGGCCGGGTTGATGGTGTACTTGGCCA contains:
- a CDS encoding urease accessory protein UreF, with the protein product MRESIRSSDLYRLMSWLSPAFPVGSFAYSHGLEYAVEAERVLDGAGLKEWIRGILLHGSCQVDAVLFRNAWHAARDTDRARLREVAEIAAASRGTRELALESGAQGEAFVSAVAKAWDAAGLAPLTEPSCPASYCVAVGWACG
- a CDS encoding Urease accessory protein UreE; translation: MERAIITRPAGQWPRHSARATVTLPYDGRHRRRTRLKTDGGGWVMLDLREAAVMHDGDGLQLESGGWVLVRAADEVLAEITCDSPGRLTRIAWHLGNRHVPTQIENGRLCIRNDHVITELVVVLGGQVRIIEAPFDPEAGAYVSREHTNHAGIHPK
- a CDS encoding urease subunit alpha, which translates into the protein AAEDILHDLGAFSMMASDSQAMGRVGEVIIRTWQTADKMKRQRGRLPAETADNDNVRVKRYLAKYTINPAITHGISEYVGSVEPGKLADLVLWSPAFFGVKPDVILKGGAIVAAPMGDPNASIPTPQPVHYRPMFGAFGGSRRENTVTFVSAAALDADLAGALQLRRPLLPVKRTRDLGKENLIHNGATPRMEVDPETYEVRADGELLTCEPARTVPMAQRYFLF